In the genome of Cydia strobilella chromosome Z, ilCydStro3.1, whole genome shotgun sequence, one region contains:
- the LOC134753892 gene encoding zinc finger protein GLI1-like, whose translation MLVFPQWRPDVAGEGCRVQRWMPADRFAPYIARPVMLPAVQTQIDEESSSGGSSPEREPLEVACGWRGCGAHFGSVARLSAHVARAHALAHRDGLFYCGWRDCTRPQRGFNARYKMLVHIRTHTNERPHTCNQCSKSFSRAENLKIHLRSHSGEKPYVCPYEGCGKAYSNSSDRFKHTRTHTVDKPYCCKVPGCNKRYTDPSSLRKHVKTYKHFTSKHTPETHSPEAEASSPAKENSFSYNNIQSTSPMRIQYSPPRNTSPTIPPYNPILPMSDTIPTAPYPPILEPVYTRPLETMYPLRLPINEMSYLEYTQMYEHAYRSYYCNGASCPVLRPAIGEKIYTYEEPRIEAFPEVMELAEVKPVSDMPLNLKCTKRESNPFDKKAPRLDLPLDLSNKR comes from the exons ATGTTAGTTTTTCCGCAATGGAGACCGGATGTGGCCGGGGAGGGGTGCAGGGTGCAACGGTGGATGCCCGCGGACCGTTTCGCGCCCTACATTGCTAGACCAGTGATGTTACCTGCAGTACAAACACAG ATTGACGAGGAGTCGTCGTCAGGAGGGTCGTCGCCAGAGCGCGAGCCACTCGAGGTTGCGTGCGGCTGGCGCGGCTGCGGCGCGCACTTCGGCAGCGTCGCGCGGCTGTCCGCGCACGTCGCGCGCGCACACGCACTTGCTCACAGGGATGGCCTCTTTTATTGCGGTTGGCGCGACTGCACCAGGCCTCAGAGAGGATTTAATGCACG GTACAAGATGCTCGTGCACATAAGGACGCACACGAACGAGCGACCGCACACGTGCAACCAGTGCAGCAAGAGTTTCTCCAGGGCAGAGAACCTTAAGATCCATCTAAGATCACACTCGGGTGAAAAGCCCTACGTCTGCCCTTATGAG GGTTGCGGCAAGGCATACTCAAACTCAAGCGACCGCTTCAAACACACGCGTACCCACACGGTAGACAAGCCATACTGCTGCAAGGTTCCCGGCTGCAACAAGAGATACACGGACCCCTCCAGCCTCAGGAAACACGTCAAAACCTACAAACACTTCACGTCCAAACACACGCCAGAAACGCACAGCCCCGAGGCCGAGGCCAGCTCGCCGGCAAAGGAAAACAGCTTCTCTTACAACAACATACAGTCCACATCACCAATGCGTATCCAGTACTCTCCACCAAGAAATACCTCACCTACGATACCACCTTACAATCCTATACTACCCAtgagcgatacgataccgaccGCGCCGTACCCGCCCATTTTGGAGCCAGTCTACACAAGACCACTGGAAACTATGTACCCGTTGAGATTGCCTATTAACGAAATGTCGTATTTAGAGTACACGCAGATGTATGAGCACGCCTACAGAAGCTATTACTGCAACGGCGCCAGCTGTCCAGTACTAAGACCTGCAATCGGGGAAAAAATATACACGTACGAGGAACCCCGAATCGAAGCTTTTCCAGAAGTCATGGAGCTTGCGGAAGTGAAGCCAGTGTCGGATATGCCGTTAAACTTAAAATGCACCAAACGGGAGAGCAACCCCTTTGACAAAAAAGCCCCTCGCCTAGACTTGCCGTTAGATTTAAGCAACAAAAGATAG